Proteins from one Desulfonema limicola genomic window:
- a CDS encoding DNA-methyltransferase yields the protein MKKNNSKRSGLNLNEILLGDSQKKLKLIPDNSIDLIVTDPPYGLGFMGKDWDKALPSRGILKECFRVLKSGAFAFFMASPRQDVLSRMISTLEEAGFKTNFSPIFWAYATGFSKAQKVSKKIAGKPGAERLEGAYAGCQLKPAVEPCLVVMKPCEKKTYAEQALDNGKGVTFLDDCRIPYSKDESIPTRDFEKQKSYSSGQVIGSKGKKWKGHKDGRVSANVVVSDNVLNTGTKGNNSKFFDLEIWWEKKLNLSELPHELQETYPFLHVPKPSKKEKEAGLDDFEAKRVSDGRKKINDTAFQRDATLRRNTHPTVKPIKLMSYLITMGSREGDIVLDPFAGSGTTCIASKILNRRYIGIEMNPEYHEIAVQRIKNVTSLN from the coding sequence ATGAAGAAAAATAATTCCAAAAGGTCAGGGCTGAATCTGAACGAAATTCTCCTTGGCGACTCTCAGAAAAAATTAAAGCTGATACCTGATAATTCCATTGACCTTATTGTAACTGACCCGCCCTATGGATTGGGATTTATGGGTAAAGATTGGGATAAAGCACTTCCAAGCAGAGGGATATTAAAGGAATGCTTTAGAGTTCTTAAATCGGGTGCATTTGCTTTCTTTATGGCCTCTCCCCGTCAGGATGTTCTTTCCAGAATGATTTCTACTCTTGAGGAAGCTGGTTTTAAAACAAATTTTTCACCAATATTCTGGGCATATGCAACCGGTTTTTCAAAAGCTCAGAAAGTTAGCAAAAAAATTGCTGGAAAACCAGGAGCAGAAAGACTTGAAGGTGCGTATGCCGGATGTCAGCTTAAACCTGCGGTGGAACCTTGTCTTGTAGTTATGAAGCCTTGTGAAAAAAAGACTTATGCTGAACAGGCTTTAGATAACGGTAAAGGTGTTACTTTTTTGGATGACTGCCGTATTCCTTACAGTAAGGATGAAAGCATACCGACCAGGGATTTTGAAAAACAGAAATCCTATTCCTCCGGTCAGGTAATTGGAAGCAAAGGCAAGAAATGGAAAGGACACAAAGACGGGCGTGTATCAGCCAATGTTGTGGTAAGCGACAATGTTCTCAACACAGGAACAAAAGGAAATAACTCCAAATTTTTTGATTTGGAAATATGGTGGGAAAAGAAACTGAATCTTTCAGAGCTTCCACATGAATTACAAGAAACATATCCATTCTTGCATGTTCCAAAACCGAGCAAAAAAGAGAAAGAGGCAGGTCTGGATGATTTTGAAGCTAAAAGGGTTAGTGATGGACGGAAGAAGATAAATGACACTGCATTTCAAAGAGATGCAACACTTCGGAGAAACACACACCCGACAGTTAAGCCCATAAAGCTTATGAGCTATCTTATCACAATGGGTTCAAGGGAGGGAGATATAGTTTTAGACCCATTTGCCGGAAGTGGAACAACCTGCATAGCATCTAAAATACTGAACCGCAGATATATTGGAATAGAAATGAATCCTGAATATCATGAGATAGCTGTGCAGAGAATTAAGAATGTTACTTCATTGAATTAG
- a CDS encoding excisionase family DNA-binding protein, translating to MPETKKFYTSEEADNYYNVKRGFVPRMARKGLIEFSRMGRAYRFTQEALDEFRKKYGKMLQGKSLIKRSGEDREKKQEVEDKIRERKEISERINQIGDQIKIIQQGIDSSNDEYEKASLIDDLRLAIKTMKDEDNKLGEITKELDDLTTKNFSESLEMAKRSSEDIYKSLMGENSGPDESEDKDDENIPDTSEGNNKTVSFANPGI from the coding sequence ATGCCAGAAACAAAAAAATTTTACACATCAGAGGAAGCAGACAACTATTATAATGTTAAACGTGGATTTGTCCCAAGAATGGCAAGAAAGGGATTAATCGAATTTAGCAGGATGGGCAGAGCATACAGATTTACGCAAGAAGCATTGGATGAATTCAGGAAAAAGTATGGGAAAATGCTTCAAGGCAAAAGTCTTATCAAAAGGTCAGGTGAAGACCGGGAAAAAAAGCAGGAGGTTGAAGATAAAATCCGTGAGAGAAAAGAAATATCTGAAAGGATAAATCAAATTGGAGACCAGATCAAAATTATACAACAGGGAATTGATAGCTCAAATGATGAGTATGAAAAAGCATCATTGATTGATGACCTCCGCCTTGCAATCAAAACCATGAAGGATGAGGACAACAAGCTTGGAGAAATCACCAAAGAGCTTGATGACCTAACCACAAAGAATTTTTCTGAATCCTTGGAAATGGCAAAAAGGAGTTCAGAAGATATTTACAAAAGTCTTATGGGTGAAAATTCAGGCCCAGATGAATCAGAGGATAAAGATGATGAGAACATACCGGATACCAGTGAAGGAAACAATAAAACCGTAAGTTTTGCAAATCCAGGAATATAA
- a CDS encoding phage/plasmid primase, P4 family, producing the protein MKELSNNTKVKLIVENIPEEIKNLPQWVAWKGELKENKKLSKKPINPLNGSYAETNNPETWGTFEESLAYCEQNNLQGVGFVFTAEDPYVGIDLDNCLDPETDTFTPEVSEIVKMFNSYTEISPSGNGLHIFVKGNIPKSRNGEIEIYDQGRFFTITGELYGDSPIVIHERSKEVIDFYHKCYPDDDSEKNNNPVLPHKAERKKTDTVFTHDEEHPLIKKAMASKNGHKFKNLWQGDFSFYESQSEADLALCRLLAFWTNNNEQQIDNLFRKSGLYRQKWDERHFSSGMTYGQSTINMAISATNETYKPQEFYPEPLASDKPQTFALTDLGNAERLVAQCGDDIHYCHTMGKWLIWDGKRWIIDKSETIKSKAKKVVRNIYAEAQKEDDDRRRREIVSHATKSESASRIKSMISLAKSEAGIPVSQDDLDKNQFLLNCLNGTIDLKTGELLPHNREHLITKLVPVEYNPKALCPTWDSFMNRIMDNNQNLISFLQRAVGYSLTGDTGEQCMFIFWGTGANGKSTFLQTIGKMLDDYSMNTPTQTLLVKRQGAMSNDVAKLKGARFVTASEAETDQKLAEGLIKQMTGSDTISARFLFQEWFDFNPTHKIFLGTNHKPVINGTDNAIWRRIRLVNFDVTIPESERDKRLLSKLQEELSGILAWAVRGCLDWYKNGLGEPEEVKEATDDYREEMDILAQFLKDRCKEKDGAKELSKDIWEQYQEWCEDNGESMITRKSFSMKMKEKGFKTCRIGSSGGRGWIGIELLTH; encoded by the coding sequence ATGAAAGAGTTATCTAATAATACAAAGGTTAAATTAATTGTAGAAAATATACCAGAAGAAATAAAAAATTTACCTCAATGGGTTGCCTGGAAAGGCGAACTAAAAGAAAACAAAAAATTATCAAAAAAGCCCATTAACCCCTTAAATGGCAGTTATGCCGAAACAAATAACCCGGAAACATGGGGAACTTTTGAAGAATCATTAGCATACTGTGAACAAAATAACCTGCAAGGAGTCGGTTTTGTCTTTACTGCTGAAGACCCATATGTCGGAATTGACTTGGATAACTGCCTTGACCCTGAAACTGACACTTTCACACCCGAAGTATCGGAGATAGTAAAAATGTTTAACAGTTATACAGAGATAAGTCCGTCAGGAAATGGTCTGCATATTTTTGTGAAAGGCAACATTCCCAAAAGCAGAAATGGAGAAATTGAGATTTACGACCAGGGAAGATTTTTTACCATTACCGGTGAGCTTTACGGGGATAGCCCGATAGTGATACATGAGAGAAGTAAAGAAGTTATTGACTTTTATCATAAATGCTATCCAGATGATGACAGTGAAAAAAATAACAATCCGGTTTTACCTCATAAGGCAGAACGGAAAAAAACTGATACTGTCTTTACCCATGATGAAGAACACCCATTAATAAAAAAAGCGATGGCATCTAAAAATGGTCATAAATTTAAAAATCTATGGCAGGGAGACTTTTCTTTTTATGAATCCCAGAGTGAAGCTGACCTGGCTCTTTGCAGATTGCTTGCTTTCTGGACAAATAATAATGAACAACAAATTGATAATCTGTTTAGGAAATCAGGTTTATATCGTCAGAAGTGGGATGAGCGACACTTTTCCAGTGGGATGACCTATGGGCAGTCAACTATTAATATGGCAATTTCAGCTACAAATGAAACCTATAAACCACAGGAATTTTATCCTGAACCTTTAGCATCAGATAAACCTCAGACCTTTGCATTAACTGATTTGGGCAATGCTGAACGTCTGGTAGCCCAATGTGGTGATGATATACATTATTGCCATACAATGGGTAAATGGCTTATCTGGGATGGTAAACGCTGGATTATTGATAAAAGTGAAACAATTAAATCCAAGGCTAAAAAAGTGGTCAGGAATATATATGCCGAAGCTCAAAAAGAGGATGATGACAGAAGGCGCAGAGAGATAGTATCACATGCCACAAAATCGGAATCTGCATCAAGAATAAAATCCATGATTTCACTTGCTAAAAGTGAGGCAGGGATACCAGTATCGCAGGATGACCTGGATAAAAATCAATTTTTGCTGAACTGTCTGAACGGAACTATTGATTTAAAAACTGGTGAATTACTTCCTCATAACAGAGAACATCTGATAACAAAACTTGTTCCGGTAGAATATAACCCAAAAGCCTTATGTCCTACATGGGACAGCTTCATGAACAGGATAATGGATAACAATCAAAATCTGATTTCATTCTTACAGAGGGCAGTGGGCTATTCTTTAACCGGTGATACCGGAGAGCAATGTATGTTCATTTTTTGGGGAACCGGGGCTAACGGCAAATCAACTTTTCTTCAAACTATTGGTAAGATGCTTGATGATTATTCGATGAATACCCCAACCCAAACCCTGCTGGTTAAACGTCAGGGTGCTATGTCAAATGATGTTGCCAAGTTAAAAGGAGCAAGGTTTGTAACAGCATCAGAAGCAGAAACCGACCAGAAGCTTGCTGAGGGGCTTATAAAACAGATGACTGGCAGTGACACCATATCAGCAAGATTTCTGTTTCAGGAATGGTTTGATTTTAACCCGACTCATAAAATATTTCTGGGAACAAACCATAAGCCAGTTATTAACGGAACTGATAATGCAATATGGAGGCGTATAAGACTGGTAAATTTTGATGTCACAATACCAGAATCAGAACGAGATAAACGACTGTTATCAAAGCTTCAAGAAGAACTGTCAGGTATATTAGCATGGGCAGTTAGAGGATGTCTGGATTGGTATAAAAACGGTCTTGGAGAACCGGAAGAGGTTAAAGAAGCAACTGATGATTATAGGGAAGAAATGGATATACTGGCACAGTTTTTAAAAGATCGCTGTAAAGAAAAAGATGGAGCCAAGGAGTTATCAAAGGATATTTGGGAACAATACCAGGAATGGTGTGAAGATAATGGGGAAAGTATGATAACTAGGAAAAGTTTTAGTATGAAGATGAAGGAAAAGGGATTCAAGACATGTAGGATAGGTTCATCAGGGGGAAGAGGCTGGATAGGAATTGAATTGCTGACACATTAA
- a CDS encoding MerR family transcriptional regulator — MKKNDYGIGEVTHLTGVTIKQLRYWEEKNLIPKPERIVCGERAYRRYDEELLKLISTMKKLIDEGMTVSGASKKAQEIITDEEIKNMEVKNDA, encoded by the coding sequence ATGAAAAAAAACGATTACGGAATAGGTGAAGTTACTCACCTTACTGGAGTAACAATTAAACAATTAAGGTATTGGGAAGAAAAAAATTTAATTCCCAAGCCTGAAAGAATCGTATGTGGTGAACGAGCATACCGCAGATACGATGAGGAATTACTAAAGCTCATCAGCACCATGAAAAAATTAATTGATGAAGGAATGACTGTCTCAGGAGCCTCAAAGAAAGCTCAGGAAATCATAACAGATGAAGAAATTAAAAATATGGAGGTAAAAAACGATGCGTAA
- a CDS encoding type I restriction-modification system subunit M — translation MAIKKSELYSSLWASCDELRGGMDASQYKDYVLVLLFVKYVSDKYAGNPDALIEIPDGGSFQDMSALKHQKGIGDSINKIIGRLAESNDLKGVIDVADFNDEDRLGKGKEMVDRLSNLIAIFETPALNFSKNRADGDDILGDAYEYLMKHFATQSGKSKGQFYTPSEVSRIIAKVIGIKNVSSSGKSIYDPTCGSGSLLLKAVDETEYKVTIYGQEKDVATSALARMNMILHGNETAEITRGQSTISDPLFKDKHGNLKTFDFVVANPPFSSKNWMNGFDPGNDLYERFKGFGVPPAKNGDYAFLLHIVKSLKSKGKGACILPHGVLFRGNVEASIRKNLIKKGYIKGVIGLPPNLFYGTGIPACIIVVDKENAEDRKGVFMIDAGKGFLKDGNKNRLREQDIHKVVDVFNKQITLPKFSRMVALSEISDPKNDYNLNIPRYIDSQEEEDLQDIEAHLTGGIPNADIDALEKYWDVYPGLKAELFEPSKRDNYSSLKVESDLIKSTIFEYPEFVTFSKDMDSLFKTWKTRNTKMLKALKKAFKPKELIFRISEDLLTTYTDKKLIDKYDVYQHLMDFWNETMQDDCYLITMDEWKAEVYRILVENKAGKKVDKGWNCDLVPKNLVVDRFFLFEKQAIEKLEADKESIGAQIEELAEEHSGEDGLLEEVKNDKGKITKALLLDRQKEIKSDKSAKEELKVIKAYLKLIAQEAETAREIRTATAELDIKVIERYKTLTVDEIKSLVVDDKWMADIEQRVKTEMERISQRLTQRIKELAERYEIPLPQQNLIVDDLENKVNAHLQKMGFVWN, via the coding sequence ATGGCAATAAAAAAATCGGAATTATACAGTTCCCTCTGGGCAAGCTGTGATGAACTCAGGGGCGGAATGGATGCAAGCCAGTACAAGGATTATGTATTGGTTTTGTTGTTTGTAAAATATGTGTCAGATAAATATGCAGGAAATCCAGATGCTTTGATAGAAATCCCGGATGGCGGTAGTTTTCAGGATATGTCCGCACTGAAACATCAGAAAGGTATTGGTGACAGTATCAATAAAATCATTGGCAGGCTGGCTGAAAGCAATGATTTAAAAGGGGTTATTGATGTTGCTGATTTTAATGATGAAGACAGGCTGGGCAAAGGCAAGGAGATGGTTGACAGGTTGAGCAACCTGATAGCCATATTTGAAACACCTGCCTTGAATTTCAGTAAGAACCGGGCTGATGGTGATGATATTCTGGGGGATGCCTATGAATACTTGATGAAGCACTTTGCCACTCAAAGCGGAAAAAGCAAAGGCCAGTTTTACACTCCTTCGGAAGTAAGCCGTATTATTGCCAAGGTTATCGGGATAAAAAATGTAAGCTCTTCCGGGAAATCCATTTACGACCCTACCTGTGGCTCCGGCTCCCTGTTGCTCAAAGCTGTTGATGAAACCGAGTATAAAGTTACTATCTACGGTCAGGAAAAGGATGTTGCTACGTCTGCCCTGGCTCGTATGAATATGATTTTGCATGGCAATGAAACAGCAGAAATCACAAGGGGGCAAAGCACTATCTCTGACCCGCTTTTTAAGGACAAGCACGGCAATTTGAAAACCTTTGATTTTGTTGTTGCCAATCCTCCTTTTTCATCAAAAAACTGGATGAACGGTTTTGACCCTGGCAATGATTTGTATGAACGGTTTAAAGGTTTTGGGGTTCCTCCTGCTAAAAACGGGGATTATGCTTTTCTGCTCCACATTGTGAAATCCTTGAAAAGCAAAGGCAAAGGGGCCTGTATTTTACCCCACGGGGTTTTGTTTCGCGGTAATGTTGAGGCATCAATACGAAAGAACCTTATCAAGAAAGGTTACATAAAAGGTGTAATCGGTCTGCCTCCCAACCTGTTTTACGGAACCGGTATTCCTGCCTGTATTATTGTTGTTGATAAGGAAAATGCAGAGGATAGAAAAGGCGTTTTTATGATTGATGCTGGAAAAGGTTTTTTAAAAGACGGTAATAAAAACCGGCTCCGTGAGCAGGATATTCATAAGGTTGTGGATGTGTTCAACAAACAGATTACATTGCCCAAGTTCAGCCGTATGGTAGCCTTGAGCGAAATCAGCGACCCGAAAAATGATTACAACCTGAACATCCCACGTTATATTGACAGTCAGGAAGAAGAAGATTTACAGGATATTGAAGCCCATTTAACGGGCGGTATTCCCAATGCTGATATTGATGCCTTGGAAAAATATTGGGATGTGTATCCGGGTTTGAAAGCAGAGCTTTTTGAACCTTCCAAACGGGATAATTACAGCAGTTTAAAGGTTGAAAGCGACCTGATAAAAAGCACCATTTTTGAATATCCTGAATTTGTTACATTCAGCAAAGATATGGACAGCCTTTTTAAAACCTGGAAAACAAGAAATACCAAGATGTTGAAAGCATTGAAAAAAGCTTTTAAACCCAAAGAATTGATTTTCCGCATTTCAGAAGATTTGCTGACAACTTATACAGACAAGAAACTCATTGATAAATATGATGTGTATCAGCACCTTATGGATTTCTGGAATGAAACAATGCAGGATGACTGCTATTTGATTACAATGGATGAATGGAAGGCAGAGGTTTACCGTATTCTTGTGGAAAACAAGGCAGGAAAGAAAGTGGATAAGGGCTGGAACTGCGACCTTGTTCCAAAAAATCTTGTAGTTGACCGTTTCTTTTTATTTGAAAAACAGGCCATTGAAAAACTGGAAGCAGATAAGGAAAGCATTGGCGCACAGATTGAAGAACTGGCAGAGGAACACAGCGGGGAGGACGGTCTGCTGGAAGAGGTTAAAAACGATAAAGGCAAGATAACAAAGGCACTTTTGCTTGACAGGCAAAAAGAGATTAAATCTGATAAAAGCGCGAAAGAGGAATTGAAGGTTATAAAGGCATATTTAAAGCTCATAGCTCAGGAAGCTGAAACTGCCAGAGAGATAAGAACCGCAACTGCCGAACTTGATATAAAGGTTATTGAACGCTATAAAACGCTTACAGTTGATGAGATTAAATCCCTTGTGGTTGATGATAAATGGATGGCAGATATTGAGCAAAGGGTAAAAACCGAAATGGAACGAATAAGCCAGCGACTTACACAGAGAATTAAAGAACTGGCTGAACGCTATGAAATACCTTTGCCACAGCAAAATCTTATTGTTGATGATTTGGAAAATAAAGTTAATGCCCACCTTCAAAAGATGGGGTTTGTATGGAATTAG
- a CDS encoding PDDEXK nuclease domain-containing protein: MELAKDNMNYQGLVNQISETFLQGQKNAVISVNSHLLETYRAVGQYIVEFEQKGNEKAEYGKNLLNSLSKDLTNIHGKGFSISNLNRMRQFYLVYPICATLSHKLSWSHYVELLKIEDKLERSFYEKQALIENWSVSELKRQKKASLFLRLAVSKDKKEVLQLAKQGQIVEKPKDIIREPYVLEFLQIPEPYNLTETEIEQRIIGSLQHFLLELGKGFAFIGRQYRITLANRHHYVDLVFYHHILKCFVLIDLKRQEAGYEDIGQMNMYLGYFENEENTEGDNPPIGIVLAREKDELLIKYAMHNVSSQLFVSKYQFYLPNREELKALIEKQLSRDEE; encoded by the coding sequence ATGGAATTAGCCAAAGATAATATGAACTACCAGGGGCTTGTTAATCAGATTTCAGAGACTTTTTTGCAGGGGCAGAAAAATGCTGTTATTTCGGTAAACAGTCATCTGCTTGAAACATACAGAGCAGTTGGGCAGTATATTGTTGAATTTGAGCAAAAGGGTAATGAAAAAGCCGAATATGGGAAAAATCTTCTTAATTCTCTATCTAAAGACCTTACTAATATACATGGAAAAGGCTTTAGTATCAGTAATTTAAACAGGATGAGGCAGTTTTATCTGGTTTATCCAATTTGTGCGACGCTGTCGCACAAATTGAGTTGGTCTCACTATGTGGAACTTCTTAAAATTGAAGATAAGCTTGAACGGAGTTTCTACGAAAAACAAGCTTTAATTGAAAACTGGTCTGTATCTGAATTGAAACGTCAGAAAAAAGCTTCATTATTTTTAAGGCTTGCTGTTTCAAAAGATAAAAAGGAAGTTCTGCAACTGGCAAAACAGGGGCAGATTGTTGAAAAGCCGAAAGATATTATAAGAGAACCTTATGTTTTGGAATTTCTTCAAATACCCGAACCTTATAATTTAACTGAAACAGAAATAGAGCAAAGAATTATCGGCAGTCTGCAACATTTTCTACTGGAACTTGGCAAAGGTTTTGCCTTTATCGGCAGGCAATACCGTATTACACTCGCTAACCGGCATCATTATGTGGATTTGGTTTTTTATCATCATATTTTAAAATGCTTTGTATTGATTGACCTGAAAAGACAAGAGGCCGGTTACGAAGATATTGGGCAGATGAATATGTATCTGGGGTATTTTGAAAACGAGGAAAATACAGAGGGCGATAACCCGCCTATCGGCATTGTATTGGCAAGGGAAAAGGATGAATTGCTGATAAAATACGCAATGCACAATGTGAGTTCACAGCTTTTTGTATCCAAATACCAGTTTTATCTGCCTAACCGTGAAGAACTGAAAGCATTGATTGAAAAACAATTAAGCCGGGATGAAGAATAA
- a CDS encoding restriction endonuclease subunit S: MEAMELKKGYKQTEVGVIPDNWNIFKIKDACKLINGRGFKPFEWKTEGLPIIRIQNLNGSEEYNYFQGVYDKKLEVENRQLLFAWSGSRGTSFGPYIWKGEKGLLNYHTWKVVVNEKIIESNYFLHSLKQLTKFIESKAHGASALVHTQKWEMEGFEFPCPPTFKEQTAIATALSDTDALISGLEKLIAKKRNIKQGAMQRLLTPKESWKEMKLGEICDVRDGTHQTPSYVSSGIPFYSVENVTQNDFKNTKFITEVEHKFLTKNWKIEKGDVLMTRIGSIGDCKYVNWTVNASFYVSLALLKMKSGFSGKFLSHYSKSDLFKKEIEINSLMSAIPKKINLGQISNVTLIMPNQKEQTRIAKILTDMDTEITALEIKFEKYKMIKQGMMQNLLTGKVRLL, encoded by the coding sequence ATGGAAGCTATGGAATTGAAAAAAGGGTATAAGCAGACTGAGGTAGGGGTTATTCCTGATAATTGGAACATTTTTAAAATCAAAGACGCTTGTAAATTAATTAATGGACGTGGTTTTAAACCGTTTGAATGGAAAACAGAAGGTTTGCCAATAATTCGGATACAGAATTTAAATGGTTCAGAAGAATATAACTACTTTCAAGGCGTTTATGATAAAAAATTAGAAGTCGAAAACAGACAATTACTTTTTGCTTGGTCTGGAAGCAGAGGAACTTCTTTTGGCCCATATATATGGAAAGGTGAAAAAGGCTTACTCAATTATCATACCTGGAAAGTTGTTGTTAATGAAAAAATAATTGAAAGTAATTATTTTCTTCACTCCCTTAAACAATTAACAAAATTTATTGAAAGTAAAGCTCACGGTGCATCAGCGTTAGTTCATACTCAAAAATGGGAAATGGAAGGATTTGAATTTCCCTGCCCTCCAACATTCAAAGAACAAACCGCCATAGCCACCGCCCTAAGCGATACAGATGCCCTGATTTCAGGCTTGGAAAAACTCATTGCCAAAAAACGAAACATTAAACAAGGGGCAATGCAAAGGCTTCTTACTCCAAAAGAAAGTTGGAAAGAAATGAAGCTGGGTGAAATTTGTGATGTTAGAGATGGCACTCATCAAACACCTTCCTATGTCAGTTCAGGGATTCCTTTTTATAGCGTTGAAAACGTAACTCAAAATGACTTTAAAAACACAAAATTTATTACTGAGGTAGAGCATAAGTTTTTGACAAAGAATTGGAAAATCGAAAAAGGCGATGTTTTAATGACAAGAATAGGTTCAATAGGGGACTGTAAGTATGTAAATTGGACTGTTAATGCAAGCTTCTATGTTAGTCTGGCATTACTGAAAATGAAATCAGGTTTTTCAGGAAAATTTTTAAGTCATTACTCAAAGTCAGACTTATTTAAGAAAGAAATAGAAATAAACTCTTTAATGTCAGCTATTCCCAAAAAAATTAATCTTGGTCAAATTTCAAATGTTACCTTGATAATGCCAAATCAAAAAGAACAAACCCGCATAGCCAAAATCCTAACCGACATGGACACCGAAATAACA